GGCCGGCTGCCGGTGACCGCCTGCGAGGCGACCTACATGATGACGGCCGTCGGGATGGTGCGGGCCGGGCTCGGCCTCACCATCCTGCCCGGCTCCGCCCGCGAGATCCGGGCCGAGCCGGACTTGCGCTCGCGCCCGATCGCCGAGGCGAGCTTTTCCCGCCCGGTCTGCCTGATCGCCAAGGCCGCCGCCGCACGCTGCCGGCGGCAGCCGAGGATTTCCTGGGGGAGCTGGTGCCGGCGCTGGAGGCGGAGTTTTCGGTGGAGGGATGAAGGGCGACCTTCCCCTGCGCTTTTAAAAAACCTCCGCGTCCTCCCGGGCTCCGCTGACGCAGCCCCGGGAGGACGCGGAGGACGGCAGAACAGGGGTCTGAACACCAGGACCCGCGTTTGCCCTTGGCCCGGGCCGTCAGCCCATCACGCCGCCCGCCCGTGCAGCGACACCCGAAAGAGCTCCCGGAACTCCTCGGCCCCGACCGGCCGGCCGTTGGTCGCCGTCGAGTGATCCTCGACCGCCCGCGGCACCAGCGCCTCGCACTCGGCCTGCGTCACTCCCATCGCCGCGAGGTCGGCCGGCAGGCCGAGGTCGCGGTTGAGCGCCTCGATCGCCGCGGCGAGGTCGGCCCCCTCGGGAAGGCCCATCGCCTGGCGCAGCGCGGCGTACTTCGCCTCGCAGGCCGGGGCGTTGAAGCGCAGGAGGTGGGGCAGGATCACCGCGTTGAGGGTGCCGTGGTGCAGGCGCTTCGCCTTCAGGCCGCCCAGCGCGTGCGACATCGAGTGGACGGCGCCCAGGCCCTTCTGGAAGGTCATGCCGCCCTCGAGGGCGGCCATCATCATGTCCTCGCGGGCCTCGAGGTCGCTGCCGTCGCGGAACGCGCGGGCGAGGGAGCGGGTGGCGCGGGCGAGCCCGTCGAGGGCGATCGCCTCGGCCGGCGGGTTGTGGCGCGGGCTGAGATAGGTCTCGATGCAGTGGGTCACCGCGTCCATGCCGGTGGCGGCGGTGAGGCCGGGGGGCAGGCCGAGCGTGAGCTCGGGGTCGCAGATCGCCACGTTGGGGATCAGGTGGGGCGAGATGAAGCCGAGCTTGCGCCCGTCGGCGAGCGTGATGAGGGCGGCGCGGCCGACCTCGCTGCCGGTACCGGCGGTGGTCGGCACCGCGATCACCGGGGGCTGGTCGGCGCGGATGCGCGGGATGCCGCCGAGGATCGCCGCGTAGGTCGCGAGCGGCTCGTCGTGGGTGGCCAGCAGCGCCACGCCCTTGGCGAGGTCGAGGGGCGAGCCGCCGCCGACCGCGATCACCGAATCGCAACCTTCCGCCCGGAAGCGGTCGCGGGCCTCGATCGTCGCCTCCTCGGTCGGGTTCTCGGGGGTGCCGTCGAAGACCGGGGTGTCCGCGGCCAGGCCGGCCGCGCCGAGGACGCGGGCGATCAGGCCGGCCGCCACGACGCCGCGATCGGTGACGATCAGGGGCCGCCGGGCGCCGAGGAGCGCCAGCTCCTCGCCGATCAGCCGGACGGCGCCGCGCTCGAACTGGATCCGGGTGAGATAGGTGATGAGGCTCATGGGACGCTGCCTGGTGTGCGCTACCTGGTATGACGGAGCCCGGCCGCGGCGCGCGGAGGCACCGGGAGCGCCGCAGCGCCCGTCCCGCTCCTCCCGCACGCCTCTTTCCGGGCATGCGGCAGCCTAGCACGGGCGGCCGGGATCAGCATTGCAGGCGCGGCATGCTGGGCCGTCACGGGACGTCCGTCACCCGGCGGCCTCCAGCAGGGCGTCGGTGCCGAGGGTCGTGGCGTCGAGGAGCGGCACACCGTCGATCGCGGCCGGCAGGCGCCAGCCGGGCAGGTTGGTGCTCCAGACCAGGACGGCATCGCTGCCGGCGCTCGCCTCGCGCGCGGCCTGCGCCAGGCGGGGCGGGGGCACGAGGGCGGCGAGGCGGTTCTCGGTGATGCCGAGCGAGGCGGATGCCCCGACGGCGATGCCGGCCTCTGCGAAGCGGGCGCCGACCAGGGCGGCCTCGTCGGCCCTACCCTGCACCACGAGGCCGAGGCGGCGGATCCCGCCGTCGCGGAGCCGCGCCCGGGCGGCGAGCGCCGTCGTCACCATCGGCAGGCCGGTGCGGCGGGTCACCGCCGCGCACAGGTCCTCGTCGGGGGTGAAGCCGAGGGCGGCGCCGCGAGTCGCGTTCCAGCACAGGGCCGAGACACCGGCATCGGCCAGGAGGTCGGCGGCGGCGAGGAAGACCGCCTCGTCGTAAGCCGCGCCCTTCAGCATCGCGCCGTAGGGCACGCGGGCGTAGCAGGCCTCGGCACGGCCGGCGGTGCGCGCCTCCGTCGCCCGTTCCACCACCCGGTTCGAGGAGGGCAGGATCACCCCGAGGGCCGGAACGGTCATCGTCTCTCTCCCTCGGTGAGCCGGCCCACCAGCAGGGCCTGGGTACGGGCGACGTGGGCGTGCATCAGCGTCCGGGCGCGCTCCGCCTCCCGCGCCCGCAGGGCCTCCAGGATCGCCCGGTGCTCGGCGAGCGATTCCGCCACCCGCCCGTCCGCCGCCAGGGCGAAGT
The sequence above is drawn from the Methylobacterium terrae genome and encodes:
- a CDS encoding iron-containing alcohol dehydrogenase; the protein is MSLITYLTRIQFERGAVRLIGEELALLGARRPLIVTDRGVVAAGLIARVLGAAGLAADTPVFDGTPENPTEEATIEARDRFRAEGCDSVIAVGGGSPLDLAKGVALLATHDEPLATYAAILGGIPRIRADQPPVIAVPTTAGTGSEVGRAALITLADGRKLGFISPHLIPNVAICDPELTLGLPPGLTAATGMDAVTHCIETYLSPRHNPPAEAIALDGLARATRSLARAFRDGSDLEAREDMMMAALEGGMTFQKGLGAVHSMSHALGGLKAKRLHHGTLNAVILPHLLRFNAPACEAKYAALRQAMGLPEGADLAAAIEALNRDLGLPADLAAMGVTQAECEALVPRAVEDHSTATNGRPVGAEEFRELFRVSLHGRAA
- a CDS encoding Asp/Glu/hydantoin racemase; the protein is MTVPALGVILPSSNRVVERATEARTAGRAEACYARVPYGAMLKGAAYDEAVFLAAADLLADAGVSALCWNATRGAALGFTPDEDLCAAVTRRTGLPMVTTALAARARLRDGGIRRLGLVVQGRADEAALVGARFAEAGIAVGASASLGITENRLAALVPPPRLAQAAREASAGSDAVLVWSTNLPGWRLPAAIDGVPLLDATTLGTDALLEAAG